A segment of the Deltaproteobacteria bacterium genome:
GGTTCTTCCTGCTCCCTGTGCCACTATCTCATCGTTTTCATCTATACAAAAATACGACAGAAGGTTCAGTGAACTGATTCTGGAATGCTTTCGCCTCTCTTTTTTATGCACATCTTTCACCCAAGTTAAGGGTTTGTCACAAAATTAGTATCGCAAGATTCGTAGGATGCTGAAAAGATTAGCTCTGTTCTTGTGTCGAAATGACACATTCGTTCAATCCGACTTTTTTCGAAATTTTCATAAACGATTTTTGGAGAGATGTCAATGGATAGCTTGGCTGGCTCAGGGCTGCGTCAAACTCAAATTATGAAAAAATCCATAAGGTACCTTGACGTGTTGCTCGCAGTGATTATATTTTAGTCTAGGTAACAAGCGTAACTGTTGATAATAACAGAGAAAGGAGGTTTCGGTTATGCGCGAATTATTACCCATTTTAAGACGAACTGGTTTGTGGGCTCGTCCACAAGGGGACCTGTTCGACCGATTTTTCGAGGATTTCAGGTTGCCGAGCCTGCTTCATGAGGAAAGGGAATGGGTTCCGGCATTTGACGTGTCTGAGACCCAAAAAGAGGTTATTGTTAAGGCTGAAGTCCCGGGAATGAACAAGAAAGACATCGACATTACTCTCTCAGATGGTTTGCTGACAGTAAAAGGCGAGAGAAAGCAGGAAGAGCAAGAGGAGAGTGAGAACTACCATCTGGTAGAAACTCGCTATGGCGCCTTTTCCAGAACTATGCGACTTCCATGTGAGGTTGATGCTGACAAGGTAGACGCAACTTACAGGGACGGGTTGCTGAAGATCAGACTCCCCAAGTCCCAAAGCGCCAGGGAAAGGAAAGTCGAGATCAAGAGCTAACAATCCATAGCCTCTAACGTGTGTCGGGCTTTTGCCCGACACACGTTTTTTTCTCAGAGAATTCAGAGTAGGTCTTTGTAAGCTCCTATGATCATTTGGGCGGCTGAATGGATCTCGGCCTCAGTGTTTTCCCTGCCAAGAGTCAACCGCAGGGCGCCGCGTCCTATCTCTTTTGTGACTCCCATGGCTGCCAGGACGTGCGAAAGACGCACGGAACGGTCGTGACAGGCCGCGCCTGTGGAAGCGCAGATTTCAGGTATGCAATCGAGCAGCCTTCCACCCTCCACGCGGGGCAGGGAAACGTTGAGCGTATTGGGCAGGCGGGCTTCTTGATGTCCATTCAGTGCAAGGTCTGGTATCGCTTTGACAAGAAGTCCATGAAGCAGGTCTCGAAGTTCGCGCAGGCGCTTTGCTTCTGTTGACATCCGCTCTCGGGCCAGAACACAGGCCTTTCCAAGGCCAACTGCAAACATCACATTTTCTGTGCCGGCCCTGCGCCCCGATTCCTGACCGGCTCCGTGCATGAACGGCTCTATCTTTAAGCCGTCCTTCATAAAAAGAGCGCCTACTCCTTTTGGCGCATACATCTTGTGACCTGCAAGAGAGAGAAAGTCCACGTTCAGTCTGGAGAGATCAATGGGGACCTTGCCCGCTGATTGAGCCGCGTCAGTATGAAAAAAGATGCCTGCCTTCTGTGCCAGAGCTCCGATCTCTTCAATGGGCTCTATTGTTCCGGTTTCGTTATTGGCATGCATGACGGAGATCAATACGGTCGTGGGCCGGACGGCTTCCTTGACTGTCGCAGGATCCA
Coding sequences within it:
- a CDS encoding cysteine desulfurase, with product MIYLDHNATTPVDPEVAEAMKPYWGEKYGNPSSSHALGRLAKEDLEKARAQVAELISCLPQEIVFTSGGTESNNMVIKGVAHSLLEKGRHIITTAIEHPAVTNPCLFLMYHGYDVTFLPVDSTGLVDPATVKEAVRPTTVLISVMHANNETGTIEPIEEIGALAQKAGIFFHTDAAQSAGKVPIDLSRLNVDFLSLAGHKMYAPKGVGALFMKDGLKIEPFMHGAGQESGRRAGTENVMFAVGLGKACVLARERMSTEAKRLRELRDLLHGLLVKAIPDLALNGHQEARLPNTLNVSLPRVEGGRLLDCIPEICASTGAACHDRSVRLSHVLAAMGVTKEIGRGALRLTLGRENTEAEIHSAAQMIIGAYKDLL
- a CDS encoding Hsp20/alpha crystallin family protein, whose product is MRELLPILRRTGLWARPQGDLFDRFFEDFRLPSLLHEEREWVPAFDVSETQKEVIVKAEVPGMNKKDIDITLSDGLLTVKGERKQEEQEESENYHLVETRYGAFSRTMRLPCEVDADKVDATYRDGLLKIRLPKSQSARERKVEIKS